One window of the Desulfobacterales bacterium genome contains the following:
- a CDS encoding dipeptide ABC transporter ATP-binding protein codes for MPDSRKQTILLDARNIVKYYPIHGCVFMKEVAAVKAVDDVSLTIREGETLGLVGESGCGKTTFGRTVLRLEEPTSGEIYFEGENILTYDPEQMRALRRKMQIIFQDPFSSLNPRKTVSHIVGYPLLIHGGLSKPEREKKVLELLEVVGLRKEHMRRYPHQFSGGQRQRIGVARALALNPKLIICDEPVSALDVSIQAQVINLLKDLQEEFGLTYLFISHNLSVVEHVSDRVAVMYLGKLAELADSQTLYRTPLHPYTRALLSASPVPDPTLTRKRLIIKGDVPSPINPPPGCRFHTRCDFVNARCKAEIPMLIPHPSGSQVACHAVEENRI; via the coding sequence ACTCACGAAAACAGACCATCCTCCTGGATGCCAGAAATATCGTAAAATACTACCCCATTCATGGCTGCGTGTTTATGAAAGAAGTCGCAGCCGTAAAGGCGGTGGACGATGTCAGTCTGACCATCCGTGAGGGCGAAACGTTAGGCCTGGTGGGAGAATCGGGCTGCGGCAAGACCACCTTCGGCCGCACCGTTTTGCGGCTGGAGGAGCCCACGTCCGGAGAAATCTACTTTGAAGGCGAAAATATTCTGACATATGATCCGGAGCAGATGCGGGCGCTCAGAAGAAAAATGCAGATCATCTTTCAGGACCCCTTTTCTTCCCTTAATCCTAGAAAAACCGTGTCCCATATTGTCGGGTACCCTTTGCTGATTCATGGCGGACTAAGCAAACCGGAAAGGGAAAAAAAGGTGCTGGAATTACTTGAGGTGGTGGGGCTTCGCAAAGAACATATGCGGCGCTACCCCCATCAGTTTTCAGGGGGGCAGCGCCAGCGCATCGGGGTGGCGCGGGCCCTGGCGCTCAACCCCAAGCTGATCATCTGCGATGAACCGGTTTCGGCCCTGGATGTGTCCATCCAGGCCCAGGTGATCAACCTGCTCAAGGACCTTCAGGAGGAGTTCGGGCTGACCTATCTGTTTATCTCTCACAATCTGTCGGTGGTGGAACACGTCAGCGACCGGGTGGCGGTCATGTATCTGGGCAAGCTCGCCGAGTTGGCCGACAGTCAGACACTTTATCGAACGCCGCTGCACCCCTACACCCGGGCGCTTCTGTCCGCATCGCCGGTGCCTGATCCGACGCTGACGCGCAAGCGCTTGATCATTAAGGGCGATGTGCCCAGTCCCATCAATCCGCCCCCGGGCTGCCGGTTTCACACGCGCTGCGATTTTGTGAACGCACGCTGTAAA